In Montipora foliosa isolate CH-2021 chromosome 9, ASM3666993v2, whole genome shotgun sequence, the DNA window GCTAGGTTACGGTTTGTTTTGGGCAAATTAGCCATTCATTATGCCTCACCAATAAATCTACAAGCTACATGTAGCAGGCCAGGCATGTGGGCAtcttattaaaaataattacctTTATTATGCTCAAGTCTAGAAAATTAAGCCTCTAGAAAGATAAGGGTTAGTTTAAGCTTACAAATTATTCACAGGGTTTGCTAGCTCGCACTGTGCCTTGactcaaatgaaataaatatccTTAAAACTGAAGAATTGCCAAACATTGCCTTCACACCATTTTGCAGCTGTTTGATCAGGGACAAGGCCCAAGTAGTTCATGAGGTAGACACCACTATTCTCTGTATAAATCACTCTCTAGCTGataatgatggttttgttacAGTTAGTGcttttaattataattataatccatcaaatattttcgctcgcgcgcgattggtctaaacgcgtcacgtgggcgaatattccccagctaaaactggggaatatccgaggatattccccaatgatattccccaatttttaaaaccgacttcaaggattcaagtctcacattaaacttaatgttaggatggcagaacggtttgctttcgtaacagaagaagagataaacctgctggtcgatagagcagTACCAGAAAataccaaaaaatccacttcatacgctgttaacgtttttgacggtaagctgtttgtaaatcgtatccgctacttgtatccacacaattaaaaaagtatgttttcctttcactgaaatgttgtactttttctccaagcatattcttttaactgaagcgaagtctgttcgaaattctggaaatgaatattgaatgacgcggttttggaagccaattgacaaactttgacgtgttgacatatgacggactggcagatcccgcttgttgcgaaaaatatttgaaggataataaacacaatagcctcaatttggctttaaaaatatgctcggatatttgtccttggacattatctgttcctcgaagctcacagttttcctcgagcttcgctctcggaaaactgttcgcttctcggaacagataatgtccgcggacaaatatccgagcatattttcgcgccaaatgaaggctattgtttatttatgcAATAGATTTAATTAGGTTTATTCAGTAGATAGAGGTATCTATCCAGTGGATGACAGCTTTCAGTGATGAATGGTGTATAAAAGACACAGAAGTTGTGGGTGACCTTTCACACTGAATGAAGGATCGAAATCTGTTCACACAGGCGGTGCACCTTACTCAGCATGCTGCAGTGTTACTGTATTTAATGCCACTGGAAAACAAACCTGCAGCAATTGAAACCTGGACACATTATCCCAGAATATATATAAGATAGCTCAATCGAATCCCAAGATTGCCATAGCATCTGTAGAAAGGTTTATTAGGAGGGAAAACTCATTTCTTATCAATTCTATCGACTGTACTAGTTATGGTGAAATACCAGTAGCAATAATAAATATTACTGTAGTATTATTTAAAAGCTGTATGCTACAATAAGCACCAAAAGGTTGATGAGACACTTTCCCTTTTAAGGAATCTCGGACAAATCCCTCCCCCAAAGTCTTTCCATCTaaacccctcccccccaaacaatgtAAGTTGTTTTCTTATCGCCAACTCTTCCTTTTTCCGTTACCAACACTGAAGGAGTGAAGAGGGGGGAGTAcaagtggaaaatgtaacgttaaGGTGATTTTTCCCTAATCGTTGTCTTCCCATCTCAGTGTCTCACTTATTGCAGCTACATTTGCATCTATAATGCCAATATGCTTCATTAATTaccttttgtctttttggagGACGAGGAGGTGGAGGCAAACCTGCCTCACGGAGTGTATCAGGTTTTTGTTGCAATCTTCTCCTGTCACTACCGAGTCGCTCGGGTATTCTTGGTGGTGGTTTACGTGGATGCAGGATAGGAGGTGGAAGTGGTGGCAACATTTCCCGTTCCTCTGAGCTTAATGAAATACTCCCAAACACATTTTTATAAATGCCTTTCATGCTTCTACTCATGTAGATGTCGTGATTGATGTAAGTTGCTTGCTCCTTTGGGGCTTGTGTAAGATCTGGTTGGTTCATGTAAAGATAGCAGCTTGGTCTCGAACCTGCTGGTAAGTTCACATAATGAATTTTACCATTGCCACAGGTCTCATTATCTGTTGCTGAGACACTGTTTTCAATGTGTTCATCCTGACAATTAGTGAGACTACAATTTTCAGGACCTGTTGCACAAACATCATCAGAATTCTCAAAATTGTCTCCTTTggcatttgcatttttttcggGAATAGGGTCTTTACACACTAGTTGGACTAGTTCTGTAACCGGTTTTCTTGCATTTGTCGAGTCACTGTTATAACGTTGTCTTTGAATCTTAGGACACTGGGGTTGCTCAACAATCTGGAAGCTGCGAGATCTTGGAATTTCTTTTTTGCTCACTACCTTTCCACAGGGGACTGCCTTCTTTACAGAATCAAACTCTGGATTTTCAATGTTTGCTGTTGGCTTTAACTGTCTCAGTGGAATGGGTGGTGGTGGTAATGAACCGTCATCTTGAGCATGTCTCGTGCACTTGATTTCACCTGTATAAACAACTGGTTTATCGTCAGCTTGTGATTCCATGAGCAGCTTTTGAGTGTAATTCCCATTGTCATGATGAGTTGCATGTTCCCTCAAACTTGTTACTAGACACGAATCAGAAAAACAATGAACATCTTGTAGTGTTCTTTGGACATCAACACAATCCTCTCTGCAGACATTTTCATCTGAGGAAAAATCTCTTTGGCCTGGCGAAGATGACTGCCTTTGACTTGGCGCAGAACTTTCATCAGTTAATAGTGATCTGTTTTCTTCAGACACCAAACTATCATCCAACTCCAACAATGAGTCACAACTGATTTCTCTTCTTCTTAAGTGCTGTGCAATACTATTATAATTTCTGTCATGCGTTGATGCTGAAAATGAGCCAATGGGAAGATGATGGCTTCCAGGAGAATGGACGGGGAGTCTTTCTACTATCTTTGATTTGATGTCATTGCCTTGTTGAGTCCTTAAGGCAAGTGTTTCAgttgacatgatcaacttgacACCATTTGAAGTTGTCATCACCTGCCTGCAAAACTTAAGGGGCCACTCTCTGAACACCTTGAAGTTATATCCTTGGTTTTGTATGATACAAATCCTTTCACAGAAAATATGAAGGTGCATTTTGAGGTTGCAGGATTCTTTTATGAAGCCTTCCTCAATATCCACATCAAAAGAGATAACTGAGAGAAAACAAATGGAGGAAAAGAGCCATTATTGAGTGTACATGCATTAGAGCACAGCTGGTGGATACTAACACGAGAGCTAGTATTCATACAAGGGGAAGTGTTAATGTatgttagtatcacccaactagtggaccaATGCGAATCCTGCATtatgattggctacgctactagaggactattagtaatagtcctccagtagcgaaaagcatgacgctttctttccttttattcccaaataaatatttcttcaacttgcatttgctaacttcatttagccttttctgtctgactagttgggtgatactaaaacaattagacccttcgccctcaagggccactggTCAATtaagcccattcggcttcgcctcatgggctattgacccatagcccttgcgggctgcgggtctaattgttaaataaaccaTCAGAATGAGGTTACAAGTCCCCCCtcaaagtttttgattttcCTATATATCACTTGTATTGCTTCCCTAAAAAAAGTACTTCATTTCTGATGATAAAATAAACAACGTACCATCACAACATCTTGAGAAGAAGTCCTTGAGGTCTCTGATGGACTGTCTTTCTTGGGAGGTAAAGAAATGACCTCTAATATGCTGGCAGCTGCGACTAACAGGTACGAGAGCTACAATATTTTTGTGATTATCAAGGCTCTCCATGAAAATAACAGCATGGCTGTTGGGCACAAGCTCTACAATCTCTGGCTTCTTCGACTTCGGAAAGATCCATTTGCCAAGAGCTCTTTGGACCTTTACAACATCTTATATGGGAAAGAAGGAATAAAATGACATGAAATGAATACTAAAATATTGTTATGGTGTATGGCTCTCTGGCTGTCCCGTGTTTAAGTTTCATGAAATATACTTCATTCTGATCACACCTCATCTAGGATGGGGTTGCTGGAAAATGATTGAGATTTTCTTGGAACCTATATAATGTTATTTAACTTGGGATATAGGGATAAAAACTACCTAACAGCCCTTTTGCACAAGGAAATGGAAAATTTGTGGAAGCTAGAAGACATTGGTGTCACATGACCGCAACTATGATGTCAACCTTTATCTTCATATACTTATAACTTTCCTAAGCCCATTCCTCATTCATTGGGGTGCTCTCACAGCTTTACTGTGTTTGACGGACAGAAACAGCAACCCCACTCTGCACAACTGATTTGGACACAGATGGTGTGAAAATGTGTCAAGGCCAACAAAAACGTTCAAAGCAGATGAGCCAATAGTTTAAGAAACTGGCAGATGTTCACaaatataataatgtaaattatagACCCTGTTATAATGTTATAATAATTGTGTTTCAATCGTTAGGTGCAATATTACCGTCCAAACAAGAAATTAACCAAGTGCTCAACTCAAGTTTAAATCTTTCGTGTGAACAAGAACGATCATGAGGTGTCTTTTTGTATTTTTGCCTTGTTTTTGCAAAGACTCAAAGCTTATCAATAAGCTGCAGCTCCATTTTGCAGTCAATTGATATTGTACTTcagcaaaaataattaatattcagATGAAGATAGAGTGGCAACTTCAACAATGATGACACCTGTTTCAAACCCTCTAAGTCATACTACTGCAGCATGATTTTACCAACGGAAAATGAGCACTTCAATGGTATTTCTAGTTAACTAGAACATGGGGGTATTTGgaagatgaaaatgaaaaatcgTCAAATGAAAAGTACATGATAACAACCAGAGGAAATTTGGATCGGGCCCAGTTTCTTATTTGAAGACTCTGCGCCATTTTCAAAGTGTAAAATGTTAAAGGAAGTTATTTCCTGTATATGTTCAGATTTGTGCATGAAATGTAAACTAAATTTACGGCAAGTAATATTTAGTTACAAATGGAAGACATGATGCGGGGTTTTATAATTGAATTCTTTGCATGGAATCTGCGTCGtgcaatataaaaaataatttcTGGGCAGACTTTCCGTAAGCTTAACTACGAACTTtcttaagaaagaaaaaaatgtgacACCTGTAAACAGTGTCTGTTAAATCCTGGGCATTCCTAAAAAATTAGGTTTTAGTACAACTTACAAATTCGTCCACAATAACATAACACTtacattttctgttttgttcaTTTCCCTTTACTGTGATATCCcactgaaataaaaaaagagcGAACTACAATTATGACACCGAAATGTTTATTTCTTACCCATTTTACAAGTCTTGGAATGAGGAAACGTAAGAAAGAACTCCAATGCAAACCGGAAAGTTAAGTGGGCCGGGTGACGGTGGACTGACGAAAACTGTACTTTCCACCTCATGCTAAGAACTCTCTTTTCAAATCATTTACTTCATATTTCGATCATTAACTTTTGCAAAGAAGCGTTGAACTTAGCTCGCAAGGTGTGCCACATCTAAGCCTTTCCCATAAACGTTTCAGGTGGACACATTTGTGAGAGATTGGAACCGTATATCATATATTGTTTACCGTTACTTACCTTTTGcccttttttgccaagataatAGACTTGCTCAAAGAGAAAATGCTTATTTAGAGCAGACATCGCTGCTATCTACAGCCCATGCATCCCACAAACTGACCAGCGCCTCAAAATAGACTTTGGTGAGTTATTTATCGCAGCTTAAGGCAGGAAGTTTATCTTCGTTGACGTCAGTGCTACGTAAATGATGTAACAAGGGTGGAGGAGGGGTGTCCCCCAAAGTTGATACTGTCGTCTGAAATTAAAGCATGGATCATAAGTATCGGTTTCTTTTGTGAAAGGTAAAAGAAGGCATTCTGAGAAACGGAATCGTAGGATACTTTGGAGAGAAATCTATTGGAGACACTCTCTTGGAAAGAAATGAGACTACACAAGAGTCCATCACCATGGACTCCTGAACTAAAATCAATTCGAAGAAAATATCTGTAGTAGGTGTTACCGAAATGCGGTTTCGCTATTTTTCCTGTGGCGGATAGCTTCAGCTTAAGCGACCATGAAAATCGTATTTTCAAGGACCAATTGAAGAGCGTAAACAAACAGATTTGCATAacgaatttaaaactttcttttcttaagaaaacaagaaaacccATTCAGCCAACTAGAACTTTGAATTGAATCTTGGATTAAAGATGTTTGAAAACATGGCTAAACTCTTCCCGTTATGCATTGTACTCGTGCATGAACTATGCACGTAGGATTTAGGTAGGACTTAAGATTTATGTACTCGTGCATGACTATGCACGTAGGATTTAAGTTCCTCGAGAGGTCTGATTCAAGGAAAAACAGCGCGGGTAAAGAACTCTCAAGTGATCAGGAAGGTCTTAAACTATGGAAGGGTGGCAACCATTGCTATTGAAGACTTCCCTCGTTATATGTGAGTACGGCACTTGAATTAGACCCTTACCTTAAGAAGAACatggatggcacagtggtgttTAATAccccttggttctcttctccaCTCCGAGTGGattttctccggatactccggttttcttcTGATTTGATATGAGTTTACTTCATCTTCCTCTATAGTGTTTCAGCGCTAAATGCATttcacacttaaataaaattcatttatttgtatTACTGGCACTGTTTCGGAAGTCATTTAAGGTTGGCCGGCGGAACTTCCGCATTGCCGGCCAAGTCAATGTTTCGTAACGCGTtagctgtaaaaaaaaatataagctGCCAACTGTGTTGTGTTAACGTACtctctttctttgatttgccttGTTTGTTGTATGGAAGCGAAAGCCCAGTTATGCTCTTGTTAACGGTGTGTATTACTAAGCCGGTCTTCAGTAACAGATTGGCCGATCAGCTGCTGATTTAACTTTCCCGCTAGCACATTTAGAGACGAATGAATGAACAGGACTGACGTTTTCTGACATGTCTTAAGGTGGCCGAGTTAAGTAACATTATCAGACATATCTACTTTTGACACAAATTCCCATACATCCACTTTTTAACACATATGCAACTTACCCAGGAaggaattcaataattgcttcaAGAAAGTGTGTCATAAACCAATAAAATGATATAGGAGGTTTACCAGGAACAATTAACCACGACAAAACTGAATAGCCCAATGCAAAATACCACGAATTCAGTAACGTAGAACGGGGCACTTCTCAtcaattcaacaacaacaacaacaacagcttcCGGTTTGAGTTTTCAGAAATTCTGCATTGTTTGACGCAcactcgtacccagatctcttgtGGCGTCCTTGCTCGCTacaagagatctgggtacgagatttaTCGCACAAGCCCGATCCAAGACACCCGACGTTGGCGCAATGTTTGCGAGCTACTGGCGGGCCAGATCATTTCTTACAGCAAGGACGCCACGAAATGATCGAAGCTGCTGTtgcacgttgaaacttttatcTGAAAGGGGgctgcgaaacaagtttcaggaAACATTGTACCGTGTAACgtggtcggtttcgtgaaacttttttgaatttccgttgcgagacaagtttacCGCATTCAATTTCTGCAACGGTTGCAGCAGTTGCAGTGGTGATAAAAGGACGAGTTTCACCATGTAACACCACTTCGTGAAACTGGTCTCACCAGTGTTGTACTCGTTTTGAGGGAGgtttacgtttttgcaaacgttggccgtgtagcgtCCTaatctgcatgaaaccatctctcacctctttctcgagaagaccagacacggtTCTTCCGTTACGTTTATGTCtttagaattaactgaaatgtcaattccttgtaataACCAGAACCTTCTTTTGCTAtggtacgtatcggagagccagaacattttaTGCATTTGATAACGGAATATTTGAAGAAGAGAGAAAAGCGCATCACCTCCGGACATCACGCCAGACTGTCGTACCAAACGAGACAGCCTGGGCTATCGCCCCGTATCTCACTTTTAGACCAGACGCAGTTGGCACTTGGCagggagggagagaaatgtCGGCCCATACCCCCTGTGAGACAGTCCTATTCCTACACACGGCTcaagaccgcccttgtcaatttaacgtaagatttcgatctCCTTAATATTCTACGAAAAGTCATTGTATCCCTTAATGGCAAGCACTGTACTGGAGTCGtggattacaaagtgtacgcacgcaccctgctaaaggtaacttatagacatgcataaactttctttcatctcgaatttcagagtaactacaagagctaatatcttcgagacatgacatttacaactaaaatacatagcatatacgtGTTTTTCATCCGTCTATAGGACAAGGGTTCTATTTTGGTTCCCAAGCTCCTTTTTTTGCACTGATGTGATCCTTTACCAAACTACAAGAGATCTTCGTATCATCGTCGTCATTTTATGTTTTATGATCTTCGGATTTTTcaagtagcttggtgtagctggTATCTTCGAGCGTTCACCCTCCCTACCATGattataccacagaagacagacaaCGACACCGTGAACTCCATCGGGATTATGAACtttgaagagttgtgagacggCCCCTATGGTTTATCGTCAATTCTGGAAGATCAGAGAGCctaaccatttgtagatgttTTTACAAtggcagcactttttcctcagtcatttaaagacccttagtgttggtccgaccggaGTTTTAATTGCGCGAACACCCACAAACTGATCCGGTGCATGACAAACCGAGCCAGCCGGTCTGCCTATCATACTTTGCCTTTCTTCCAGCACTACTATCTTTGTCGTTTTGCTTGCGAACATTACTCTCACCGCGCTTAGCCCACACTGTGATTATGGATTCTAACATTGGAATCTCGCTTTTTACCTTTCGCTCGAGCTCATATTTACAACCATTTGAGAGTAAGCTGTGTATATATGTTCTGGGGCACCCTGTCTACTTGCCCTAGGCACCCGCGCTCTAGGCGGGCTATACTTTTTGCCATGTAGACGGTTCGTGACGGGTGACCCCGGATAGATCGCGAAAACATGGCGGCGCGAAATTACCATCACGGGGAACTGTTTCGTCGTTATCACTTAACATtaaggagctttagcaacgacgacgggaacggcaacgagaacgtcatcacaaaatataaattctcattattattatcacttcacgactattccaagtttttgaaTGTGAGAAAGGTAG includes these proteins:
- the LOC137972180 gene encoding uncharacterized protein, with translation MSALNKHFLFEQVYYLGKKGQKWDITVKGNEQNRKYVVKVQRALGKWIFPKSKKPEIVELVPNSHAVIFMESLDNHKNIVALVPVSRSCQHIRGHFFTSQERQSIRDLKDFFSRCCDVISFDVDIEEGFIKESCNLKMHLHIFCERICIIQNQGYNFKVFREWPLKFCRQVMTTSNGVKLIMSTETLALRTQQGNDIKSKIVERLPVHSPGSHHLPIGSFSASTHDRNYNSIAQHLRRREISCDSLLELDDSLVSEENRSLLTDESSAPSQRQSSSPGQRDFSSDENVCREDCVDVQRTLQDVHCFSDSCLVTSLREHATHHDNGNYTQKLLMESQADDKPVVYTGEIKCTRHAQDDGSLPPPPIPLRQLKPTANIENPEFDSVKKAVPCGKVVSKKEIPRSRSFQIVEQPQCPKIQRQRYNSDSTNARKPVTELVQLVCKDPIPEKNANAKGDNFENSDDVCATGPENCSLTNCQDEHIENSVSATDNETCGNGKIHYVNLPAGSRPSCYLYMNQPDLTQAPKEQATYINHDIYMSRSMKGIYKNVFGSISLSSEEREMLPPLPPPILHPRKPPPRIPERLGSDRRRLQQKPDTLREAGLPPPPRPPKRQKVDIQVQGAVFASRAVAGRAWYLRIVVMRHDQDDFTFKKVKDREIASNYHLVQTFPFNVSSDIIISLKHDCKQFKVTSEDYQEVDYEIIEKLDQFWFVIEFHLQHLGTKADQFVGYVCMEPKNLPAGEKCPVNKKFNLGITEDFELKKPWSHCAELGKQCAAENSTSKCVISDFALRKDICEKLDGTIYASHNWRDVAGHLGVFPADEIKSIENKAHRSLNFSPMAYILSVWEQRDPSCCIERLVSILKEIQRHDIVMDLGFPDDLESP